A window from Triplophysa dalaica isolate WHDGS20190420 chromosome 3, ASM1584641v1, whole genome shotgun sequence encodes these proteins:
- the mpz gene encoding myelin protein P0 isoform X5 encodes MLSVLALTSVVLLGIASQCTAISVYTNWEKHALLGSDVRLSCSFFSWHWTSSEVTFSWSYRADGAKESIAIFHYTNGAPYIATKGPFKDRLDFVGNPNRRDGSIMIRNVDFNDNGTFSCDAKNPPDIMGHPSNVRLLVFEKVPVQAGVITGAIIGVVLGVLILVVAIYYLMRFLVARRVFSLSMSRHGKKGKGKEGSQQRQAGPSK; translated from the exons ATGCTGTCTGTTCTGGCATTGACGTCTGTGGTGCTCTTGGGTATAG ccTCTCAGTGCACAGCTATATCTGTGTACACAAACTGGGAGAAACATGCGCTGCTGGGATCAGATGTTCGACTCTCCTGCTCTTTCTTCTCCTGGCATTGGACCTCTTCAGAAGTGACCTTCTCCTGGAGCTACCGTGCAGATGGGGCTAAAGAAAGCATTGCA ATTTTCCACTACACAAACGGTGCTCCCTATATTGCTACCAAAGGCCCGTTCAAGGACCGCCTTGATTTTGTGGGGAACCCCAATCGGCGTGATGGTTCTATTATGATCCGGAACGTTGACTTCAATGACAATGGAACCTTCAGCTGTGATGCCAAGAACCCACCTGACATAATGGGCCATCCGTCCAACGTTCGACTGCTAGTCTTTGAAAAAG ttCCTGTTCAGGCCGGCGTGATAACAGGGGCCATAATTGGTGTAGTGTTGGGAGTGCTGATCCTGGTTGTGGCAATTTACTATCTGATGCGTTTCCTGGTCGCAAGACGAGTGTTCAGCTTGAGCATGAG CAGACATGGCAAGAAAGGCAAAGGAAAAGAAGGATCACAGCAAAGACAG
- the mpz gene encoding myelin protein P0 isoform X3 gives MLSVLALTSVVLLGIASQCTAISVYTNWEKHALLGSDVRLSCSFFSWHWTSSEVTFSWSYRADGAKESIAIFHYTNGAPYIATKGPFKDRLDFVGNPNRRDGSIMIRNVDFNDNGTFSCDAKNPPDIMGHPSNVRLLVFEKVPVQAGVITGAIIGVVLGVLILVVAIYYLMRFLVARRVFSLSMSRHGKKGKGKEGSQQRQKPKVPLVFISF, from the exons ATGCTGTCTGTTCTGGCATTGACGTCTGTGGTGCTCTTGGGTATAG ccTCTCAGTGCACAGCTATATCTGTGTACACAAACTGGGAGAAACATGCGCTGCTGGGATCAGATGTTCGACTCTCCTGCTCTTTCTTCTCCTGGCATTGGACCTCTTCAGAAGTGACCTTCTCCTGGAGCTACCGTGCAGATGGGGCTAAAGAAAGCATTGCA ATTTTCCACTACACAAACGGTGCTCCCTATATTGCTACCAAAGGCCCGTTCAAGGACCGCCTTGATTTTGTGGGGAACCCCAATCGGCGTGATGGTTCTATTATGATCCGGAACGTTGACTTCAATGACAATGGAACCTTCAGCTGTGATGCCAAGAACCCACCTGACATAATGGGCCATCCGTCCAACGTTCGACTGCTAGTCTTTGAAAAAG ttCCTGTTCAGGCCGGCGTGATAACAGGGGCCATAATTGGTGTAGTGTTGGGAGTGCTGATCCTGGTTGTGGCAATTTACTATCTGATGCGTTTCCTGGTCGCAAGACGAGTGTTCAGCTTGAGCATGAG CAGACATGGCAAGAAAGGCAAAGGAAAAGAAGGATCACAGCAAAGACAG AAACCAAAAGTTCCCCTGGTGTTCATCTCCTTCTAA
- the mpz gene encoding myelin protein P0 isoform X6, whose amino-acid sequence MLSVLALTSVVLLGIASQCTAISVYTNWEKHALLGSDVRLSCSFFSWHWTSSEVTFSWSYRADGAKESIAIFHYTNGAPYIATKGPFKDRLDFVGNPNRRDGSIMIRNVDFNDNGTFSCDAKNPPDIMGHPSNVRLLVFEKVPVQAGVITGAIIGVVLGVLILVVAIYYLMRFLVARRVFSLSMRHGKKGKGKEGSQQRQAGPSK is encoded by the exons ATGCTGTCTGTTCTGGCATTGACGTCTGTGGTGCTCTTGGGTATAG ccTCTCAGTGCACAGCTATATCTGTGTACACAAACTGGGAGAAACATGCGCTGCTGGGATCAGATGTTCGACTCTCCTGCTCTTTCTTCTCCTGGCATTGGACCTCTTCAGAAGTGACCTTCTCCTGGAGCTACCGTGCAGATGGGGCTAAAGAAAGCATTGCA ATTTTCCACTACACAAACGGTGCTCCCTATATTGCTACCAAAGGCCCGTTCAAGGACCGCCTTGATTTTGTGGGGAACCCCAATCGGCGTGATGGTTCTATTATGATCCGGAACGTTGACTTCAATGACAATGGAACCTTCAGCTGTGATGCCAAGAACCCACCTGACATAATGGGCCATCCGTCCAACGTTCGACTGCTAGTCTTTGAAAAAG ttCCTGTTCAGGCCGGCGTGATAACAGGGGCCATAATTGGTGTAGTGTTGGGAGTGCTGATCCTGGTTGTGGCAATTTACTATCTGATGCGTTTCCTGGTCGCAAGACGAGTGTTCAGCTTGAGCATGAG ACATGGCAAGAAAGGCAAAGGAAAAGAAGGATCACAGCAAAGACAG
- the mpz gene encoding myelin protein P0 isoform X4 encodes MLSVLALTSVVLLGIASQCTAISVYTNWEKHALLGSDVRLSCSFFSWHWTSSEVTFSWSYRADGAKESIAIFHYTNGAPYIATKGPFKDRLDFVGNPNRRDGSIMIRNVDFNDNGTFSCDAKNPPDIMGHPSNVRLLVFEKVPVQAGVITGAIIGVVLGVLILVVAIYYLMRFLVARRVFSLSMRHGKKGKGKEGSQQRQKPKVPLVFISF; translated from the exons ATGCTGTCTGTTCTGGCATTGACGTCTGTGGTGCTCTTGGGTATAG ccTCTCAGTGCACAGCTATATCTGTGTACACAAACTGGGAGAAACATGCGCTGCTGGGATCAGATGTTCGACTCTCCTGCTCTTTCTTCTCCTGGCATTGGACCTCTTCAGAAGTGACCTTCTCCTGGAGCTACCGTGCAGATGGGGCTAAAGAAAGCATTGCA ATTTTCCACTACACAAACGGTGCTCCCTATATTGCTACCAAAGGCCCGTTCAAGGACCGCCTTGATTTTGTGGGGAACCCCAATCGGCGTGATGGTTCTATTATGATCCGGAACGTTGACTTCAATGACAATGGAACCTTCAGCTGTGATGCCAAGAACCCACCTGACATAATGGGCCATCCGTCCAACGTTCGACTGCTAGTCTTTGAAAAAG ttCCTGTTCAGGCCGGCGTGATAACAGGGGCCATAATTGGTGTAGTGTTGGGAGTGCTGATCCTGGTTGTGGCAATTTACTATCTGATGCGTTTCCTGGTCGCAAGACGAGTGTTCAGCTTGAGCATGAG ACATGGCAAGAAAGGCAAAGGAAAAGAAGGATCACAGCAAAGACAG AAACCAAAAGTTCCCCTGGTGTTCATCTCCTTCTAA